The following nucleotide sequence is from Nautilia sp. PV-1.
GAGGAACGTTAATATCGTAATCTCTGAGTTTATTATATATAGTAGGAAAACGGTTTTTAAAAAATTCTTCGTCAAACATACTTACGTCAAGAAATACTTTATGCCCTTTTTGCTGATGCATAAAAATTGCGCGGCTTACTATATCGCGGCCTGCCAGTTCCCCTCTCTCGTCATATTCGAAAACAAATCTTTCACCGTTTTCATCTACAATATGGGCACCTTCACCTCTTAACGCTTCTGTCAGAAGCATTTTTTGGGATGTTTTCATTTCAATAAACACTGTAGGGTGGAACTGTGTCATTTCCATGTCTCTGAGTTTAATTCCTTTTTCAACGGCAATACCCTGCATATCTCCGGAAATAGTTCTTGCATTAGTATCAAATTTATATAACGCCCCTATCCCTCCGCTGGCTAAAATAACATTGTCGGCATATATATTAAACTTTTCCCCTTTTCTTAAAACAGACACGCCGTAAGCCGTGTCATCTTTTATCAAAAGATCAAAAACCACGGTTTCATCAATAAGAAAACTGTTGTCTTTTTTTAATAAAAACTTGTGAAGCTCTCTTCCGGTGGCGTCTCCCCCGGCGTGATAAACACGGCTTACGCTGTGCGCGGCTTCTTTTGTGATTTCCGGATCGAATTCAAAACCGTAATTCATTATTTCTTCTTTAAGCTTTAAAGAAAGTTTACTTAAAATCTCAACCATCTCTTTTTTATTATGAAAAACTCCGGCTTTAAGCGTATCTTCAATATGTAGAGGAACGTCTTCTTCGTCCAGGGCCATCGTTACGCCTCCCTGGGCATAAAAACTGTTAGCGTCCCATACCTGGTTTTTTGTTATTATCAGTGTTTTAAAATCTTTTTCATTTAAAAATTTAGCACACCATATTCCGGCAATACCGCTGCCTATAACCACTGCATCAAATTTCATATAGCCTCACTTATTTTATATTAATGGTATTGTTAATATCTATAATTTTCAAATCGCTCTGATTCACTTCTTTATTCTGTTTCGTACCCGGCCATACCGGATCTGCTTTATATCCGCATCCGGCCAAAAAAAACGCTATAATTACGACATGAAAAAAGCGAATGAAATAATAAACCATATACTTAGTCCTTATTCGGATAAAATTCAACAAAAACGTTGTTTAAAAAAAATTATATCATTACTGCCCCCAAAATACAACAAATATATAA
It contains:
- a CDS encoding L-aspartate oxidase, with amino-acid sequence MKFDAVVIGSGIAGIWCAKFLNEKDFKTLIITKNQVWDANSFYAQGGVTMALDEEDVPLHIEDTLKAGVFHNKKEMVEILSKLSLKLKEEIMNYGFEFDPEITKEAAHSVSRVYHAGGDATGRELHKFLLKKDNSFLIDETVVFDLLIKDDTAYGVSVLRKGEKFNIYADNVILASGGIGALYKFDTNARTISGDMQGIAVEKGIKLRDMEMTQFHPTVFIEMKTSQKMLLTEALRGEGAHIVDENGERFVFEYDERGELAGRDIVSRAIFMHQQKGHKVFLDVSMFDEEFFKNRFPTIYNKLRDYDINVPHEKIPISPAFHYFMGGIEVDCNSKVPGFMNLYAVGEVANTGVHGANRLASNSLLECFVFARKAAQNIIKENFKTKKTDFDINNEELFKEKDKYYKNLLREHMWKNVGIIRKESGLKEALDFIEKTIPELGRLAKLRFYTAREIVKAALERKNSLGAHYRKDEHA